The Fervidobacterium pennivorans DNA segment TTCCAACTTCTTTCATTAGTTCCCAGGTCATGCTATGGATGTACTCTTCCTCTCTTTGATAGTTTGGAAGAAATGCGACTGCGGAGAATAAATCAGACTTCAAGTGCGCATGAAAAGCTGTCATTATATTTTCTTTGACTGTCATGCTTCCAAATAATCTTATGTTCTGAAATGTTCGTGCAATACCTAGTCTTATAATTTTGTCAGTTTTCAACTTTGTGATGTCTCGTCCCATAAATTCGATTTTGCCTTCGGTGACTGGGAACACGTGGGTAATCAGGTTGAATATTGTGGTTTTACCTGCTCCATTGGGACCTATGAGACCTAATAGTTCTCCTTCTTTGAGGTCTAAATTGAAATCAGAAACTGCTACAAGACCCCCGAAACGTTTCGTTACATGCTCCATTCTTAAAATTGTTTTCTTCTCACTAGTTGGTTGTTGAATAGTCTGGGTTGCTATCATTGTTGGTTCACCTTCCTTTTAGTAAACAAACGAACAAATCCTTCCCATGTGAATTCTCTCTCTCCAAATAGTCCTTTTCTGAAGAAAAGGATTGTAATCATAAGCAGTATTGAGAATATGAGCATACGCATACCGAGTATTCCAGGGATTGTAATACCAAAGATTTTCATAGGCATTTCTACGAATCTTAGTGCTTCCATGAGGAATGCAAAGCCGATCGCAACAACAACGCTACCTGTTATATTACCAAGACCGCCCAAGAGTATTATTGTTATTATTTGATATGTGAAGAGTATACTAAACGAGTTAGGATCGATAGTCATGAGAAGACTTCCGAGTAATCCACCCGCAACTCCTGCAAAGAATGCACCGACTACAAATGCGAGAACTTTGTGTTTGAAAAGGTTAATTCCAAGATTTTCTGCGGCAACCTCGTCATCTCTTATAGCCTTCAAAGCCCTTCCATAAGAGCTGTCGACTATTCTTCGGACAACTATCACGGTTATGATAGCCCAACTAACAGTCCACCAAAGGTTGGTGTAAGTTGGAAGACCTTTTAGACCAAGAGGTCCGTTTGTGATATTTTGAAGGTTGTTGAAAAGAGAGCGAATAATCTCAGAAAAACCATACGTTACTATGGCAAGGTAATCTCCACGAACTCTCAGAGAAGGAGCACCAACTATAAAACCTGCAAGCGCTGCCATTAATCCACCAACGATTATAGCCCAGAAAAATGGT contains these protein-coding regions:
- a CDS encoding ABC transporter ATP-binding protein — its product is MIATQTIQQPTSEKKTILRMEHVTKRFGGLVAVSDFNLDLKEGELLGLIGPNGAGKTTIFNLITHVFPVTEGKIEFMGRDITKLKTDKIIRLGIARTFQNIRLFGSMTVKENIMTAFHAHLKSDLFSAVAFLPNYQREEEYIHSMTWELMKEVGIEHLADYKATSLPYGLQRKLEIARALATNPKLLLLDEPAAGMNPDETLELNKLILDIREKFKLTIIVIEHDMKVIMNICERIIVLDHGVTIAEGTPEEIQKNPVVIKAYLGAGDEDA
- a CDS encoding branched-chain amino acid ABC transporter permease, which translates into the protein MKRSTRVLLSILFIILIYVFVFFAEKHMDPFIKRILNTGFIYVILAVSLNLINGFTGQFSLGHAGFMAIGAYTSALLYMSPESKMSNFFMEPLISPLDRIQIPFFWAIIVGGLMAALAGFIVGAPSLRVRGDYLAIVTYGFSEIIRSLFNNLQNITNGPLGLKGLPTYTNLWWTVSWAIITVIVVRRIVDSSYGRALKAIRDDEVAAENLGINLFKHKVLAFVVGAFFAGVAGGLLGSLLMTIDPNSFSILFTYQIITIILLGGLGNITGSVVVAIGFAFLMEALRFVEMPMKIFGITIPGILGMRMLIFSILLMITILFFRKGLFGEREFTWEGFVRLFTKRKVNQQ